The stretch of DNA acaattaattgattaacttgattagaaaaaagcttcaagtcaaattttgctgctttgaggattttttaaattagagtGGCCTTGTAATAGTTGGTTTTGAAagtattgcatttttattttattgatttgggtggatacactgccctctagcggcaacagtgaatatgacataattttatctggctgaatccatcaggtcaacataaggttgtaaaaTTTTTGTCTGAGCTAAAATGCTTGTTCATGCATCCGTAAATTAGTTTATTTATCCGATTTATGTAGAAATTTGTTTTTCAGcgattttttaagagcattggttaaaaaaagaaaaaaaaggaaaaaaacattttatagcatttaagctagcgaacttttgttatgcaagttagccaattgtttttgttgttgttggactaagaccttttttttctatttatttatttatttattttaatttttttttaatttaatttttttaatgtttgaggctaagttcaggtattttcaattatgtttaaaactttaaatgcatttattgctgttGTGACATGAAAGTGCAGTTCGGAatattttgaagaaacactcaggtattttatatttgcatttaatcCTCTTTTGAAAAGTGCAAtattagcaagccaaaataaatgttattgcagGCATCAACACTTGTTTATTTTATCtcataaaatttattctgctgtTTTAATCCAATTTCTCAGTTATTCAAACtacataatcgatagctgcaggtaTTTGTATTATTAGaaaggtatttttttcaatattaatCAAATTTACATGACCTGAATTCATTTTTTTGggcaatttaaaaaacattttgttcaaTTATAATTTTGCAATCCACCTTTTAAATTTCAACACAGACGACGAGGACGATGGCGGCAATCTGACTCGACAGTTGGTCAAGCGTTTGACGTCGTCGGAGGTGGAAGACGTCGAGGAGGGGCGGGGAATCTTCCTTGAGGGCGGCGGTCTAGAGGATGCCATCCATGGGCTCCTTTTGACGCTCGAGGCGCTCACGCACCGATGCCGAGAACTACAGGACTTGGAGCAAGAAGTCATGCGATTGGAGGACCTCTTGAAGGTCCGGCTCGCATATCGATTGTCTACACGCATTTGCTGTTCTTGTcagatttttaatatttttctttaatatatGCTCACAGTGCCGCCTGCCAGGCCACAGGAGTCGCTCATCCAGCTTGAGTTTGACGGTGGAAAGCGCGCTGGAGAGCTTTGACTTCCTCAACACGTCGGATTTTGACGACGATGACACCGGGGACGACGCCGCGGCTGCCGCCGTCGTCATCCTTGCCGCACCGCCGCCATTTGACAATGACGGAGAACGCAGTGGGTGAGTTTCAGATTCTATTTTCTTCTTCAACAAAAATTGCTTTTACACAAGAAGTTTCAGAGAAAAAAAGctatttgattgaaaaaaattaatatgtaaTAAGTTTAAGTATtgttaaaattactattattttaATCTATAGCAAcaaacattaaagaaaaaaactatagcgtgtccaaacgttttgtttTATTGCCCTCTAGCGGTCAGCACCCGGAAGCGCGAGGCCACCTAAGCGAAGCCTTGACCGAGGACACCGGTGTGGGCAACAGCGTGGCAGGCAGCCCCCTGCCGCTCACCACTGGCAATGACAACCTAGACGCCGCCCTGGTGGTCCACCTGCGCTATTGCAGGCGCCTCATCCAGGCACGAACGCTTCCTAAATTTCTATTTTCCATCCGGTTTCCACATTGTAACGAATTCTTTTCATTTGCGAAGGTTTTAAGCGGCAGCGTAAGCGCATGTCGGCGGCGTGGCGTCCTTCTCAAAATGGTGGAGCAGACGCGGCTGCTAGAGGAAATTGCCGAGATGATCGCGGACCACCCAGGGGTCCCAACATCTCCTGCTGAGGGTGGGTCGCGTGATATGATAATGCGGGttaaccccttgatgcctgTATGTACATTTAACAAACTGCATCGTAAGAAGACATATGAATTGCATGAATAAGAAATACCAAACAttgagaattaaatttaaaaatatagccaAAAAAATCCTAGAAATTAGAAAATAACAAGCTAATTAACTAGAAATTAGAAAATTctgaaattaagaaaaaaaaattggatgttTTAAAAAGAAAGTAATTGAAAGTGAagaattgatttcaaaatttaaaaaatgcttttatgattcaatttgtttatattttccatttccaaaatggttttttaattttacaatttggatttaattttctataatttgctctattcctttttttcttgtagcatTTTCCAGTtgaatttttcaattttatgtgtgtgtatacattttttatttattatgtactTAACGTTTGCCCTCATGCTTTTTGATCTATATTTGTTAAAAATAGTATAAACTCAGACATCAAGGGGTTAACCTGAGAATGTGTCTTTGCAGTGATGCCAGGCCTGGCGCAAAGTGACGGGTTTATGTCGTGGTGGGCCGAGTGCAGCGGCTCTACGGGAAACTTCCACACCACACTGGACCGGGTGTTGGGTCACATGACTCAGCGGTACCAGGAAATGCTTACGGAGAAATACCCACAAAGCTGTCACGCAGGTTTGACATAtattttgtagggctgtcaaaatgaccgcgttaacgggtggtaattaatttttttaattaatcacgttaaaatatttgacgcaattaacgcacatgccccgctcaaacagactaaaatgacagtacagtgtaactgtccgcttgttacttgttttttggtgtttggctccctctgctggcgcttgggtccaattgattttatgggttagtaccatgagtgagcatggtgtaattattgacatcaacaatagcgagctactagtttactttttgattgaaaattttacaaattttaataaaacgaaaacattaagaggggttcaaatataaaatttctataacttgtactaacatttatcttttaagaattacaagtctttctatccatgggtcgctttaagagaatgttaataatgttaatgccatcttgttgatttattgttataataaacaaatacagtactgatgtactgtatgttgaatgtacggtatatatccgtcttgtcttatctttccattccaacaataatttacagaaaaatatggcatattttatagatgatttgaattgcgattaattacgattgattaatttttaagctgtaattaacttgattcaaaattttaatcgtttgacagccctaattttttgtaACATGACCACGTAGTATtggaagaaattttttttttttttttttataaaacgaATCGAATTAAATGTGAATAATATCTTGTCAAATGACTAGGTTTTCATGATAGAAAACAGCCACTTTCTACATACATTCTTTGGAAATTTACaactgaaaaaacactttttttcttgtcatTGGGTTTTGTCGCACATGCAGTCATCTCTTTGGTGGCGTGCGAAATGGCGGACCAAAACAACCTCCCCGAGTGGAACGGCCTACGACAGGATGTTGTCACCGTCTTTCAGTTCCACACTTATATTCTGCGACATCAAGTCCGTGACATGGAGACGCACCTGCTACAATTGGCCTCGGAAGGTGAGTACGTATATCCAATAGGGATGTccaaatttcatattttttagATATGAGTCCAAGTCAGTCACCCGATTTTTCCTATCCGATACCTTGGAAATgtattgaggggggaaaaaaagcacatcTTAACGTCTATTTTCTCCCAATGTGaactagtatgagttataatgatttgatattaaaacccctcttaatgttttcattttaataaaatttgtaaaattagtttaactaataGGTATCCGTTGTTGTTAACGACGCAATGCACTCTAGGCGGTAACGTCACTGGGCGGCGCTGCCGTGCTTCCACAGTGACTCTTGAGCTACATAAGCATgtagtcggttctgcccttccaatttgaacctgagcggACGaatgatgagcaggacagcactgtcgaaatttcacaaaacgagcagcaaaagcaattaaatgaaggactTCGGCGGGATTCGAACCCGCGTTTCCCGTGCGACAGACGAGCACGTAGACCACAGGAcaatcgcaacccacatgcGTAGTCTGTGTCTGTGGTAAAACCTGAAAGTGGAAGCATACAATAGCAAAGGGATTGTGTAAAAGGGTTAATTgaacacaccaaaaaacaccTGATCGCGAAAAGAGAGACACAAAAAGAGTCCGTGACAGTAGATcgggatcaaaaaaaaaacaaaaaaaaaacgagggaagACTGCGATGCGAGGCAGAGGATCGTAAAAACCAAGGCAAAGATGCAACTCACAACGAAGGGTTCAAGAatgcaaactgtcaaatggcagcaagtcagtatctcggcaagccgccaaggatcggtttaaagtagggccgtcaaaagattaaaaattttaatcaagttaatttcagcttaaaaattaaactaaaccgtctataaaatatgccatatttttctgtaaactattgttggaatgaaaagataagacacaagacggatatatacattcaacatacggtacataagtactgtatttttttattataacaataaatcaacaagatggcattaacattattaagattCTCTTAAAGAGAGCCATgggtagaaaaacttgtagttcttaaaagatacatgttagtacaagttatagaaattttatattaaaacccgttaatgttttcgttttattaaaatttgtaaaatttttcaatcaaaaaataaagtagctctccattgttgatgtcattacaccatgctcactcccccaaacccataaaattgtttggacccaagcgccaaaggacaaaaaacaagtaacaagtggccattacactgctgtcattttattctgagcggggcatgtgcgttaattgcgtcaaatattttaacgtgattaatttaaaaaaaaataattaccgcccgttaacgcgataattttgacagccctagtttaaagacacctctgatgagctggaattggatgcaggtaagacagcaaattaacaaaacaatctgaccagcatcaGAACgtgatgccagtcgtcatactagcttcgcttgctagctaacaCAGCTTCTCTCCCAGTCCAGCACAACCGCGTCATTACcaccagcatgcattgcacgcgtaaaacatggcaccctccataGGTGAAAACGTGCTAAATATGAtcgatttttaaatgaatgccaATAATATATGTTGCTAATAACATATTGTAGTAAAACAGAAcacttgtggcttattagagcctacaaatcTATCAGTCCGAGGTtgcctttaataatgataatgctcacaGAACAAAtcgcaagcatcttagtttggagacatctaaaggtcaataagcataactcctGTGACcaacccttgtacaaaggcagaaagcttctacattcactttgaaggcaatatGCATTTTGGCCTAAAACtgttcattaaaaataaaaatcccttTTGTATATAGTTGTGCAGCACAAAATAAGGTTGCAAACAAATTACgtttcaatattttgttttgCATAAATAACCTCATatattaaaatgaaattaagtTGGTCATCTCATGTGATAAATTGAGCTGTCTCGGTTGTGATTTTATATGACTTTATGTATTTGCTGGACATTTTCTTCTTATTCTGCAaagatttttttcagtagtgtaaATATAAGTATATAGTATAAAATGTAAAgtggattttctttttcaatatcCTTTTACCTCTTGATTATTTGTTGCTTTTAGCcctgaactcattcactgccgttGAAGAGCTGccattgaatgatcatgtttcactgtcaatgacggcgacagacgtccaatccattttgactggatactCAGTaaaaattaattggatgtctgTTGCTGCCAATGCGCtactattttaaaataaaaaaatatccccAATATAGTACATCAATAATTTGATTTCAAAGCTGGTCTGACTTTGACATTGTTTCACTCAGAGTCATTCGTCGAGCGTTTACGGAGCGGAGACGCCCAACAGTGTTTGTCGGCACTGGAAGAAGTCCCCGCGTGCCACCTGTGGCCCCAGGGCGCCACCCTGAGGACTCTAGCCTCGCTGCTCACCGCTGACGACCCCGCCGTCAAGTCCGCGGCGTCCGACTACCTCGCCGCGGCACCCAACGCCTATTTTCGGAACAAGGTGCGTTGCGGTTATTTTCCCGCACTGTGCGATGAAATGACGTTTTGTAATATTCGCAGGCAGTGGAGTGTTACACGGAAGCGCTGTCGGAAGCAGGGGTCCACAGCCAACGAGCGGCGTGCGCGGCGCTCAGCTGCCTGAGGGTCGGTGACCACCGCCTGGGGAAGGTTTTCGGAGTCGTTTTCAAAGGGTTTGCTAATATTCTGACCCACAGGCGGTGGAGAGCATCCGAGCCGTTGTAGCGCTCTGTGACTCGGCCGACGAGGAACTGCGCCATGTCGCCATAGAAACGCTGCTCACGTTCGGTACGTTTCCACTCTGTTGACAGACGGTATCGCTAGCGCCTTCAACAGCTGcaaaagtttaattttttaaaatattttttactttttaaatgtgtttactGGCGCAAGAATGAgttaagatttttatttttaatatactggatattttttgtatttttcttttcaatattttcaaaaagttgTTAGAAAATGTTTAGAAAAAGAACTTTTTAAACGTAAAATTTATAATTGAGGAAATTCTTGTTCTCCAAACGTCTTCTAAATGTATTTACTGGAGtacaaatgagttaaattaaGATTTGTAGGTATTTTTAATACATATCTTTTTGGTATTTACATTTGTAAAAACTTAAAACAgttatgaaattttttttttaatgtcttttaAATGAATTTACTATAGCACATATcagttaattttaaaaaattttaatatatttttgcatttacttattcagatttaaatatacaatttaaatataaaatcttattttgtttcatgttttattttttagttttttttcctaagattttttgaaaataattttaaaacaaaattacttttacatttcaTTACATTCTataatttgtcatttttttttataattttgttattttttccaCTAATATTATTTCATAAAAACGttaatttttcttaaaatatgaatttaatcgttttaaaacatttttaaataaaaattaaaacaagtaaatattatgattttaaactttattattttcaaattttattttttaccattaatgttatttcataaaaatgttttttttttttaaatatgtattgtcttttttttttttaataaaaattaaacataaataaatattatgatTTTAAACTCAAttttcagtattttatttttgccattaatgttatttcataaaaaggttaattttttcatttttttatactaATGTagtcttttttgttttaacataAGTAAATATTATGATTTTAAACTCAATtttgtaatttcattttttaccaTCAATGATAtaacataaaaatgttaatttgttcattttaaaaatatatatatataaatgtaaaattaaatgtaaatattgtgtaTTGAGATGATTTTAAACTCAATTATTTTCTACTTTTACTTCTCTTATTATTCTTCATCATATTTATTTAGTCACTGCTAACACTCCCAgcaaaaattgattggacgtctatcggcgtttttttttttttttccctcgcaGGCGAGGACGGTCGTCTGGCCTACGAACAACTGGACACGGTTCCAGGAGAAATGATTCGCTTGGGCGGACGTCGGGGTAACGCCGTCACCACCGCCTTTTAGGACGCCAACGTGCCACGCcggtgaacaaaaaaaaaaaaaaacgtatcacTGCACAAAAACGCACACacgagttaattttgggttcaACTGGAGAGCACAAATTTTCACTGGACTTAACAGGAGCACGCTGCACTCATTTGTTCCTCACTTCTTCACTGGTTACTGTGAAAacttaactttgttttttgtttttttaaacacttttgcACTTGTAAATACGTGGCCAGTACGTACATTTGGGGTACGTTCGGGAAGTGATACTCGGTTGGATATGATGTGCAGTTTTTCCAAGTGCAATTCTGAATGgaaagtgtttttatttattgttcccAATAATAATCTCCTGCTGTACAAAAAAAGCAGACAACTTTATGTATGTTTGTATATTTATGTTCTCTGCTCAATCAggtgttttctttctttttacatATGTTATCTTTAAAAATATGTCCTGTGTtggttaactcattgactgccgttGACACAAATCCGTTTGTCCTGCGATAATTGGCGAGGATTGGATGTCTTTAAGGGGTAAATACGCCAAAGTTAAATCAGctcatttttaaagcaactctggTTCCCCTATCACCAtcagtggcagacaatgagttaaattggGTTTAATTTTTATCTTTTAGATAAGATTTATATTCCCTAAAAAATAGTACCAGTAATCGTATTTTGCAGAATATATAACCAaagctaaagtgtttttttatgagaatgtatttttgatttttGGCCACAATAGCAATGTTTTAAAGCACAATTAAAACAAAGTTCTGCTACAAAAGCCATATGTTAACTCAAAACAAGTGgttctattttaaaaaaaatgtattttgtataTCATTTGGACATGTGAACTTCATTTTTTGCCCCTCTTTGTTTTGCAAAGTAACAGTTCTCGTATGTAAAACaagcattacagtattttgtcGCTTCCAATTTAATTCAGTGTTATCAGTTAACTACATTGTGTTGATTCCGGTTAAGAGGTGCATCTCTGGTTTATGTGACTGGCGCCGTTTGCTCATATGTTGCAATAAAGTTTATTTTTGCATAATTGTACTTTGAAAAGTGGAGAATTTTATTTGTCTACGTATGTCAACATTATAACTGTATGAATTCAAGCCATTTAATCATGTGTAGGTTTAGATTTACCATTTTGCTCCCATCAATATCAGCCAAGGAGCtattgcaatttctccagaattgTACTTTTTAAAGCACATCTCATTTGTCAATCTCCGTCAATGGGGAGTTTTTCCTCAATCGGATTGAAATCAATTGTATTATGTTAATAGGATTCGATCTGTATACATGAAGTTTAAGAGATTCACGTTCAATTCACGTTTGCGTGGCCTCAGTTCATAGGTTCACTTCTGTGGGGGGGAAACATGTACACCTCTAAactcagtgtcagcaataaactcATAAGACCTGATATCTTGACACTTCatgttcaatcctcggttctAAGGTttaaaattctaaatatccatcttgcctagtTGTGGCTGAGCAGATCAAATGAGTCTCTAAAgttctagtcacatgatctgttccaaTAAACTTTGTAAATTTGTTTTACCAGCAAagtcttttaatttcatataggaaattacatttctggccaCCAGTGGTTGGGGTGCACTGCCTTGCTTGCCTCCCCTGAATCAGTTTTTTTGTCATGCACATACTCTGCCACTATCTAATGTGGGCAGAGGTGCACTTCCTACTTTCCTCTGACTTTTACATAGGAGCACATGTGTATGTCCTTTTAATAGTTTACATAGGGCAGATTATCAGGGTAGACGACCTCTTACAATATGATCCAGGTGAATCAGATTGGCCAAGGTATTTGAGACATTTTTAATCGTGTTGGCCTTTCAGCTTATGATTTTTAGACCCATAAATGCACACTCTGTTAGGCAATGATTTAAAAATGGAATAGTCAGAACGCACGAGAAAAATTTTCAACAAGTCTCAAATTAGCAGCTTAAACTTTGAAAATTGTGAGCTCAACCCTCCAAAGAATTTTGCACCCAAAACAGTAAACGAATTCACTTCACATTTTAGTCGACGCAATATCGTTTgaaacctttatttaaaaaaaaaacaatacagtttCATGGGGGGGATAAAATAGACATTCCAGCACGAAAGCCTTCATTTAACATGAGCAGCCACCAAAtcaaacaaaatatttgagCTAATTCCGCTCCTCTGTGTCATTTTCCAATGTTTGGTCCTCTGCGTCCTTCTCAATTTGTTCCTTTTCCTCTACTTCACTTGCATCTTCCTCCTCAAATTCATCTTGTTCTTGAGTTTCATTGTGGTCGAGTGCAAGGCCCTTTAGTTCTTCCAGGTTCTCAGGTCCTTTCCCAGTCAGCCTCTGGATTAAAAACAGCAAGTTGTTAAATATTGCATTTTTAGCACATGTGTTCACTATAGTGCGAGGCTCATACCTCAATTACATCTGCCATGTACTCCACGTGGTCAGCCAGTTCACGCAGttcttcattttcacttttcagACGAGAAATCCGCTCGTCTTTGGCTTCGATGTCTTTGTGCAgctatttgttttattaaaattggaTTATTTTACTGTAGATGTTGATGCAAGGgcagtttaaaaatattttagcgcgtcaaacttttttaaatgaagtcGATTTCTATTAAGGGGGGTACATTGAGACAGTTAACTGACAAATTTTAGCTTTAAGATTTATAGTGCACCATTGATTGTCAACCGGCGCTGAATTATTAGCCCACCTTCTCGTTCTCCTGTAGAACATTGAACAAAGCCTTGCGACGCTCCTCTGCGATCGCTTTCCAGTAAGCAGGAGGAGGAGTttctacaacaaaatttcagtTCATGTTTGCAATCATCAAATAGCACAAAATGTCTTCTCACCTTTGATCATAAGCTCATATGCCTCATTGGCAGCATCTTCTTCCAAACTGGAAATATCTTCAGTCTGTGTCGACTTCACTTCCATCTTCACTCTTTTCAAACCTCGGTTTTGCTCGGCAAGCCATTGTTTACGCTTCGGGATGGCGCCTTTTCCTGCCTGCAGTGTCGAAAACACAAAAATTTACCTTGTGTgatgtaaaaaattaattatgatCCTAAAAATCCTCACTTGAGAAGGCTTTCCCGGATCTCTGTTGACCGCCAAAGGTTGGAGCACCTGCAGCAATGGTCTAGATGAGCTCATGTTGCTTTTTGTAGTTGAGCAAATCTGAAAAACAATTGTAAAGTTGAAATTTTAAGGTTCTAGGGTTGTCTAAGGTATTGATACACCGAAAAATGAGCATTCATAGGCAGTCCTCACAGTTTCAATGAATTGGAAATTATCCTTGTAAATGGCAGGCAAACAAATATTTATTCGCTACCAAGccttccagtttaaatggattggacgtctactagggacattaattcacagcaaaaggatgaaTTTGACACCACATGATGATAGGAGTCTAGCTTTGTTTGGTATTGAAATTCGGTGTATTGATATTGCGTTTTAATTTTAACTGAAAATTGCTTAGGCAAC from Corythoichthys intestinalis isolate RoL2023-P3 chromosome 22, ASM3026506v1, whole genome shotgun sequence encodes:
- the ripor2 gene encoding rho family-interacting cell polarization regulator 2 isoform X4, translated to MAAAGTHSPGGPNGIIRSQSFAGFSTLQEKRSRCNSFMGNSVPQKKPASKPKKPHLSSHKGGAGAASREPQPGRLEDVYTALKRGLEEYLEVHQTELDKLTLLMKDMKRNSRLGVLYDLDKQIKAIERYMRRLEFHMSKVDELYEAFCIQSRLRDGASRMKQAFTSSPSTKATKESIAEVNRRYKEYTENMSAFESDLENLLGEFHIKMKGLAGFARLCPGDQYEIFMRYGRQRWKLKGRIEVNSRQSWDGDEMVFMPLISDLINIKVTELKGLTTHLLVGSVICETKELFTAMPQVVAVDINDLGTIKLNLEVTWYPFDVEDLTLSSSNISKAAAIQRRVSIYSQGTPETPTFQDASFFSTLPDDVFENGSVSECKRLSYAFSDASSPSPAPSSHSPAPSNPEITVTPPDTDASASPCRIREGSIAEEEEEEEEEDCGAGETDSGTSGSLEDSEWERTESQRSSGRAATVAPEDVFLDHVDQLKPVQLEQDDEDDGGNLTRQLVKRLTSSEVEDVEEGRGIFLEGGGLEDAIHGLLLTLEALTHRCRELQDLEQEVMRLEDLLKCRLPGHRSRSSSLSLTVESALESFDFLNTSDFDDDDTGDDAAAAAVVILAAPPPFDNDGERSGGQHPEARGHLSEALTEDTGVGNSVAGSPLPLTTGNDNLDAALVVHLRYCRRLIQVLSGSVSACRRRGVLLKMVEQTRLLEEIAEMIADHPGVPTSPAEVMPGLAQSDGFMSWWAECSGSTGNFHTTLDRVLGHMTQRYQEMLTEKYPQSCHAVISLVACEMADQNNLPEWNGLRQDVVTVFQFHTYILRHQVRDMETHLLQLASEESFVERLRSGDAQQCLSALEEVPACHLWPQGATLRTLASLLTADDPAVKSAASDYLAAAPNAYFRNKAVECYTEALSEAGVHSQRAACAALSCLRAVESIRAVVALCDSADEELRHVAIETLLTFGEDGRLAYEQLDTVPGEMIRLGGRRGNAVTTAF
- the gmnn gene encoding geminin isoform X1, with the translated sequence MEWREFLRKRSFFPQRLRLTKICSTTKSNMSSSRPLLQVLQPLAVNRDPGKPSQAGKGAIPKRKQWLAEQNRGLKRVKMEVKSTQTEDISSLEEDAANEAYELMIKETPPPAYWKAIAEERRKALFNVLQENEKLHKDIEAKDERISRLKSENEELRELADHVEYMADVIERLTGKGPENLEELKGLALDHNETQEQDEFEEEDASEVEEKEQIEKDAEDQTLENDTEERN
- the gmnn gene encoding geminin isoform X2, with product MSFGTKVRQNQAKSNENSNICSTTKSNMSSSRPLLQVLQPLAVNRDPGKPSQAGKGAIPKRKQWLAEQNRGLKRVKMEVKSTQTEDISSLEEDAANEAYELMIKETPPPAYWKAIAEERRKALFNVLQENEKLHKDIEAKDERISRLKSENEELRELADHVEYMADVIERLTGKGPENLEELKGLALDHNETQEQDEFEEEDASEVEEKEQIEKDAEDQTLENDTEERN